GTTCGAGCAAGCCTACGATCTACCGGTGGTGGAAAAACAAGGGCGCGTTGCTCAGGGATGTTTATGAACGCACCGCCCTGACCTTCGTGACACAACCGGACACTGGAGATTTGAATAAAGACTTGATCGTTCACCTGCGCTCACTTTGGAGTTGGTGGCGGACCTCAAGTGCGGGCGAAACATTACGTAGCCTGATTGCCGAGATACAGCACGAACCGCAGGCTCTGGAGGAGTTTAGAAAAGAGTTTTTGCCACGTCGCGAGCGTACGTTAAGAAAGATTTTTGAACGCGCTGTAGAGTCGGGCGACATCGATGAAGGTCCAGCCGTCGAAAGCGCAGTCTCGCTACTTACCGGTATGTCGTGGCTTCATTTGGTAACGGCGAACCTCGATAACCTGGATGACATCGACCATTCGGTATCCGTAATCGTTAAAGGGCTAAGAGCCCGTTAAGTCGTTTTTTTGTCCATAACGACACTGACAGTTTTTATTGAATCCTGCCCCATCTTTGGCCTGATTTCTATTTGCCGTAAGAGAACAAACGTAATGAACAGTTGTAAAAACGAGGCGTCAGCGCACCCACGTTATGGGCTTCCCCTTGCCGCTCGATTCTCGGTAGCAGCATTGGTGGTACTGCTAAGCGGATGCTCCTTCAATGATTTGAAGCCAGTCTCAAGCCTGCAACACCCCGGAAACGCCAGTGAAACCTTAGCCGATAGCGGGGTCACTCTCTCGCCATCTGCTTGGCCAACTCAAACCTGGTGGAGCAGCTTCAACGACAAGCAACTGGATAATCTGGTTGAGGAGGCGCTGGCACAAAGCCCGACGCTGCGCTCCGCTGCCGCTCGCGTGCGCCAGGCGAGCGCGCTGGAAGCAATAGAGGGCGCGTCGCTGTTGCCGCATATCGACGCATCAGCGAGCACCACCCGTGAGCGATTCAGTTCAAATGGCACCACCCCTGCCCCGGTTAAAGGCACCTGGCAAAATGTCGATCAGGCAACGCTGAATGTCGGTTACGAATTGGATTTCTGGGGAAAGAACCGCGAAGCGGTTGAAGCCGCTGTTGGACGCAGAAAGGCGCTTGAAGTCGATAGTCGCGCGGCATCATTGATTCTGTCATCGGCCGTTGTGCAGACCTATATCGCCCTGCAGGATACGTACGAGCAGTTGGACGTTGCCCAGGCTTTGTTGAATCAGCAAATCGATATCGAAAAACTCACACAACAACGATTCACCGCTGAGTTGGGTAGTCAGATCGATATCAAGCAATCACAGGCATCGCTTCCCGCCAGTCGCGCCAATATCGCGGCCTTGAAGGAAATGATCGAGCTGAACCAGAACAAGCTTGCCTCTTTGTTGGGCCAGGGGCCTGATCGAGGTAGATCGATCACCCGCCCTCACCTGCTAGCCAGCAACAACGTGATGATGCCCACCAACATTCCGGCCGAACTGGTGGGACACCGCCCCGATGTTGTTGCTCAGCGCTGGCGTGTAGAGGCGTCGGGGCATGAGATTGAAGTCGCCAAAGCTCGGTTTTATCCCAATGTGAATCTGACAGCCTTCGTGGGTTTGCAAAGCCTTGCGTTCAGCACTTTCAACGATCACAGCAGCCGAATTCTGGGTGTGTCGCCCGCTATAAGTCTGCCCATCTTTGAGGGTGGGCGTTTGCGCGGCAATTTGAGTGCACAGAACGCGGCTTACGACCTCGCCGTTGAAAATTACAACCAGACCGTTGTCGATGCGCTTCGCGATATTGCCGATCAGTTGTCTTCGCTTCGTTGGCTGAAAGAGCGAATGGCGCAGCAAGTGGACGCGGTCAATACCGCGCAAGCCGCTTCCGATCTGGTCAACCTTCGTTACGGCGCAGGATTGGCAACCTATCTGCAAGTGCTGGCCACGGAGAATGCGACCCTGGCCCAGAAGCGCCAACTGGTGACGCTGGAGTCTCGCGCACTGTCGCTGCAAGCGAACCTGAGCCGAGCACTGGGCGGTGGCTATCGCCCGGAACTGCCTGTCACCTCCCCCGCAAATTCCACCGTAGTTGATAAATCATGACCTCCCCAACACCCTCTTCTTCTGACGCCTCCCGTTCACCCAAGTCATTTCGTCCGCAACTGCTGCTGATTGTCGCGATCGTGCTGCTCTTGGCCGTCCTGGGGAGCTGGTATTTTCTGGGGCTTGGCAGTGAGTCCACCGATGATGCCTACGTGGACGGTAATATCGTGCAGGTGACCTCTCAGGTCGGCGGAACAGTGACCGTCATCAGCGCCGATAACACCGACCATATCGATGCCCACGCTCCGTTGGTCACGCTCAATGCAGTCGATGCCGAAATCCAGTATCAACGCACTCAGTCGAACCTGGCCCGAACCGTGCGACAGGCGCGTACCCAGTATTACCAGGTGCAACAACTGGAAGCTGAGGTCAGTCAGCGGCAGAACGACGTGCGCAAGGCTCGGGATGACGTTCGACGTCGCAGTCAACTTGCCGCAAGCGGCGCGGTGTCTCGGGAAGAGATCAGCCACGCCGAGGAAGTGCTGAAAAACGCGCTCGCTGGGCTCGACGGCACGCGGCATGCCTTGGCAGTGCGCCTGGCCATGGTGGATAACACCACGCTACGAACGCATCCCGACGTGCTGGTGGCTGCTGCCAATCTGCGTGATGCGTTTATTTCCCTGCATCGCACACAAATTAACTCGCCGGTTAGCGGCCTGATCACCAAGCGCAGTGTGCAGGTCGGCCAGCGCATCAGTCCCGGTGTTGCTCTGATGTCTGTCGTTCCGATCGATCAGGTTTGGGTGAACGCCAACTTCAAGGAATCGCAGATCGAGGACTTGCGAATCGGACAACCTGTGGAGTTGCACGCCGATGCCTATGCACGCAAGGTTATGTTTCACGGAACCATCGTAGGGCTGGATGCCGGGACTGGCAGCGCTTTTTCGTTGATGCCGGCACAAAACGCTACGGGCAACTGGATCAAAGTCACTCAACGCGTGCCGGTCCGTATCGCCCTGCGTCCTGACGAAATTGCCGCCAATCCATTGCGCTTGGGGCTATCAATGAGGGTGTCCGTTGATACCACCGATACCAGCGGCGAGCGACTTAATAAAAAGACACCAGCGCAACCCGCCTACAGCACCGATATTTTTGAGAACGAACTCAAGGATGCAAATGACATCGTCGAACAAATAATCAGCGCCAACGAAGACCGTGGCCCCTCCTCCCAACTGTTGAAACCTTGACGAGTCAGCTCATGTATCGGAAAAACGCCGCTTTGCTGATCGCCGTCGGCCTTTTATGCGCGCTCGAATATCTTCAGGCCGGCATGATTGCTTTCGCCTCAGCGCCTATTCGCGGCGAAATAGACGCCAGCCCTGAAGAATTCACGTTGGTCGCCGCGCTTTATGCGTGTATCGCAGTCGTGGTTATTTCAAAACAGCGCTGGTTGGTTGAGCGACTCGGCTGGCGCAATTTCATGTTGGGCTCGATCAGCATTTATGTGATGGGCGCCTTTGTGTGCGGCGTCAGCGATGATCTGACTTCGTTCACCGTTGGCCGCGTGATTATGGCGTTGGGAGGGGCGTCCTTCATGACGTCCGCTCGCTTGATGGTCAATCTTCTACCTCCCGGACCTGGGAGATTCGTAGGCGTCAAAGTGTTTGCAACCGGGCTTGCCAGCGGCACGGCAGCGGCCCCTTTTCTGTCATCGCTGGTAGTGGTCGAAGATACCTGGCATGCCATCTTCTGGCTGCTGATGGCGGGGGCCGTCGTAGCGGGTTTTCTATGTACAAGGTTCTTGCCTGACACGGCAATCGAGGAGGATGAACGCTCGCCGTCCAGTCCAGGAAACATCTTGCTGTTGTCTGTCAGCACCTTCTTCCTGCTGTATGTGCTGCAGCGTTCTTACTACGACTTTTATAACGAATCAGTGATTCTTTTGGCATTCGCTTTGCTGGCGGCTTTGGGTGTTTACATCTTCTTCCATGCTGAGCATTCCAAGGACACACCGTTTCTCAAAGTCAGGGACTTGATGCAGTCGCGCTACATCCTCGGCGTTGCGTTGTTCTGCTTCACGTACATCGTTCTGGGCAGCAATAACTACATTTTGCCGTACTTCCTGCAAACCGCCCTCGGCTACTCGTGGGACACGATCGGGACGTTTCAGGCGTTTGGTCTCGCCGGTGCATTATTGACGTGGATCGTAATGGCCTTCGTCATACCGAAGCATCCCGGACCGAAAAAGTTCTTTGTGGCCGGGTTTGCGGCCCTAATCAGCTTCGGCCTGCTTTTGTCATCGCTCACGCCTGACGCAAACATGTGGGCGAACATATTGCCCGCGCTGATACTCAATGGCTGCTTTGTAATGTTGGTGCTGGCTACCGCCGCCATGCAGACATTTCGCGATGTGACGCATCACGACACTTTGTTTGCCCATGCCTATCAAATAAAAAGCATGCTCGGGCAGATCGCCATGGCTCTCGGCACAACCGTTGCCACTTTATTTCTGCAATGGCGCACTACGCTGCAGTACAACAACCTAAATGGGCACTTCAGTTCAGCTGATCCAATTTACCAGGCAAACACGCAATTGCTGGCGCAGTCGCTAACGCCCGCCGTCGGCGTTGGGCCGGCCAATCAGATGTCGGTGATGACGCTTGCTCAAAGCCTGCATCAACAGGCAACCCTGGTGGCCTGCATGGAGTATTTCTGGATGATCATCCTGGTCGCCGGTATGGCGCTAGGTGTGTCCATGATCCAGAAGACCTTCAAATAATGCGTTTGTAACTCGTCCTGCGGTGCCCAGGTTCTGGGCGCCGCGCGTTCAAACGACGGCCATATGCTGCATGCGCCGCTTCAACGTATCCGAAGGCAATTCGGCGAACTGTCGGCGGTACTGTTCTGCAAATCTGCCCAAGTGGACAAATCCGTAATCAAGGGCCATTTCAGTAACGCTTCGCACATTGCAATCCGGATCGGCAAGGCATGCCTGGATGCGTGTCAGCTTCTGTTCACGGATGAACCGTTGCGGCGTGGTGTGCATGTGTCTTTCAAACAAGGTATACAACGAGCGCACACTCAGTTGCGCCTGATCCGCAAGGCTTTGGACGCTGATGTCTTGCTGCAGGTTACGACGGATGTAATCCACTATCCGCTCGAACGTGCTGTTGGTGCACGCCAGATGTTCACGCCTCACGTTATTGCGCATCAGGGTCAACATTTTACTGGCGACGATCTGCGCATAGTGCTCCTGGACACGGGCCAGCGCGGCGCCGTCCTCGGCTTCAGTACAGATGGTGGCCATCAACGGCACAAAAGCCTGCAATTGATCCAGCGAATAACGATGTTGGAGAAAACGGATGCCTTCGCTCGGATACAGCCAGCGCTGCTCCTCGCAGATTGACTCGAGCAATCGTGCAGGCACCTTCAGGATGAATTTCTCGCAGTCGTGAGAGTACGTCAGGTCAACCGGGTCGTCGGGATTGATAAGCAGCAACTCACCTGGCACCAGATGATGCACGCCGGCGGGCCCCCGCCAGAGACAGTCGCCACGCAGCAATATCTGCAAATGAAAGATGTCTTGCAAGGCGTCGGAGACCACTCGGACGCTGGAACCGTAGCTGATCCGACAGAGATCCAGGCTGGCAAATTTGCGGTGATTCAACTGAGCGCGGGCGTTGCTCTTGCGTGGTAATTGAATGCAATGGCTGCCGACATGCTGATTTACATATCCAGATACCGCATGGGGGTCGGCGTTCTTGAACACCTCGCTGCGCTCGCTTAGCAGGGGCATATTCATGTCGGTCACTCTTATATTATTGTTATCAATCAGGCTTGAAACTCAGGCAAAGCTATAGGTACAGGCCTCTTGATTCTCTGTCACGATCACGCCGAATACCAATACGAAAAGAGTTGGACACCATACTCGACAGGTATCCAACTCGCTTTCCAACCTTCACCCGACATCGGCACTCAGCCCAAGTCGCCACCGCCAACCGGTAGCGTGACGCCGGTGATGTAGGAGGCTTCATCGGAAGCCAGGAACAAAATTGCGCCGACCTGTTCATCAATCGTGCCGTAGCGTTTCATCAAGCTACTGTCCTTGGTCTGCTCGACGATCTGCGAGTACCAATGTTGTTCCTGTTCGGTGGGCACGGCGGTGTTACGGGGGATTCGACGTGGTGGTGCGTCTGTACCACCCGGAGCAGTTGCATTGACGCGCACACCGCGCCCGCCCGTTTCAAAAGCCAGGCAGGCCGTCAGCGCATTGATTCCGCCCTTGGCCGCGCCATAAGGTGCCCGATTGACTCCCCGGGTGGCGATAGACGAAACGTTGACGATCGCCCCGCTGCCTTGAGCCAGCATATGAGGCAAGGCGTTATGGCAGCACCAGAGAGTGGGAAACAGCGACCGACGTACCTCTGCCTCGATTTCGTCGGGAAGATAATGCTCGAAAGGCTTGGCCCAGATAGTGCCACCCACGTTGTTGATCAAAATGTCCAACCGGCCGAAGTGCTCAATGGCCTGGCTCACCACGCGCTGGCAATCGGCGTAGCGCTCCAGGTCAGCAGTCAACGCAAACACTTGCGCCGGCAGTTCGTGCACCAGTTCACTGCGATCCACAGCAACCACCCTTGCGCCTTCGAGCAACAGACGCTCGACGACGCCTCGACCAATGCCTTGCGCAGCGCCAGTGACCAGCGCGACTTTATTGTTGAATCTCATGCTCATGGCGACCTCGACATACCGCTTGCTCAGGCAGCACTGGCGGCAAATTTTTCGTAGTAGAAGTTGGCGGGAGAGATGCCCTGTTCACGAATGTAATGACTGACGGCCTCCACCATCGGAGGTGGCCCGCACAGATAGATGTCTACGTCGCCGCCATTCAAATGCTCAGGCGCAATGTGCTGGGTGACGTAACCCCTTTGCGGCCACTCGCTCTGCGGATTTGCCACACAGGCACTGAACGTGAAATTGGGAATGCTCGCCGTCAGGGCCTTGAGGCGGTCCATTTCTACCAGGTCGAAATCGTTGGTGACGCCGTAAATCAGGTGTAATGGGTGATCACTGCCTTGTTCGGCAATCGTCTCGAGCATTGCCGTAAACGGCGCAAGTCCAGTCCCGCCGGCCAGCATGAGCAGCGGCCGTTTGATCGGGCGCAGGTAAAAGCTGCCCAACGGACCCGCGAGGCTCATGTGATCGCCGACTTTGGCCAGCTCAGTGAGAAACTGGCTCATCAGACCGCCAGGAACATTGCGGATCAGGAAGCTTACGCGCCCCTCCTTCTGCACCGAGCTGAACGAGTACGCGCGTGTCTGGTTGCTGCCTGGCACTTGCAGATTGACATACTGACCCGGCAAGAACGTCAGGTCGGCGAGAGCATCGCCCTGGATGGACAGTGACAGCGTGCTGTCAGACAGTCGACGAACTTCCTGGATCGCCCCCTCATAAGTGGATTGCTGGGTCTTGCACACGTCGGACGACGCAGGAATGCTCACCACACAATCACTTTTCACCCGCATCTGGCAGGTCAGTACGAAACCTTCGCCTGCCTCCTCGGCAGTCAGGGCATCATCAATGTAATCCTCGCCGAGCTCGTACTCACCCGATTCGGCAAAACATTTGCAGGTTCCGCAAGCGCCATCGCGGCAGTCCAGCGGAATATTGATTCCTTGGCGGTACGCGGCATCGGCCACGGTTTCACTGGCCGTTGCGACAATGAAACGGGTTACGCCGTCTTCGAAATTCAGGGCAATCTTGTGGCTCATGACAAACCTCGCATGGCTGCGCGCCTCCCCACTCGTGGCGGGTTGCGCAACGCAGCCCGATTCACAGGTGGTAGATATCGATGACCTGACGGACGTAATCGTTTTTCAGTACCACTTTCTTGGCTTTGATCAGCGGCTGTTCTCCGCGCGTATCCAAGGTGTAGAAACTGGTACCGAAATAGCTGTCTACGGTCTTGTAGCGAAAGCTCAGCGTGTGCCAGTTGAAACGCACCGCGCACTGACCTTCGCTCATCTCGGTGATCTCGATATTGCTCAGGTTATGGGAGGTGCGGGTGTCCGGAATGCTCGCGCTGGAGCGCTCGGTCTTGATCCGGAATATCCGATCCTCCAAGCCCTCACGACTGCCGTACCAAATCAGCGAAATTTCACTTTGCGGATCTTCAGTCAGTTCGTCGTCGTCATCCCAGGACGGCATCCAGAACGTCGCATCGGCGGCATAGAGCTCCAGCCACTGATCCCACAGTTTGTCGTCAAGATAACGGGCTTCGCGAAAGAGGAAATCGCGCACTTGCTCATAGGAAGCGCTCATTGGACCTCCCGCGCAGGAATGTTGCCTGCCTGTTCGACGGCCACTGCTTGAAGCATGGTGTCTTTCCAGTATTTGTGCTGTTCCACGAACAGCCCCTCGTCTTCCGTGCGCACACCACTGAGCAACGGATGTAGATCGATTTCCAGCGCCGCTTCATCAGGTCCTTCAACCCAGTGTTCGGCACCGCGTGACATATCGTTCCACGCAGTCGCGCTGCCTTGATAACCGATCTGGCAGGAACGAAACTCCTCAAGGTCATCAGGCGTTGCCATGCCGCTGACGTTGAAAAAGTCTTCGTACTGGCGGATGCGTCGCGCACGGGCGTCTGCGCTTTCTCCCACTGGGGCGATGCAGTAAATGGTGATTTCGGTTTGATTGACCGAGATGGGCCGAGCAATGCGAATTTGCGAACTGAATTGGTCCATTAAGTAGACATTCGGATACAGGCACAGATTGCGCGAGTTCCCGATCATCCAGTCGGCGCGAGCCTGCCCAAAACCACTGACCAGTTCGTCACGGCGCTCATACAGAGGCCTGTCTTCCGGGTTGGCCCAGCGCGTCCAAAGCAGCATGTGGCCTTTGTCGAATGAATAGAAGCCACCGCCACTTTTTGCCCAGCCGCCTGCGCTCATGGTCGGGTTGACGTCGCCGGACTGACGCTCTTTACGCTGGTTCTGGGTGGCCGCGTAGTTCCAGTGCACCGAGCTGACGTGATAACCGTCCGCGCCATTTTCCGCGGTGAGCTTCCAGTTGCCCTCGTAGATGTAGCTGGAAGAACCACGCAGCACTTCCAGGCCGTCCGGGGACTGATCGACAATCATGTCGATGATCTTGGCAGACTCTCCCAAGTGTTCGGCCAAAGGCACCACGTCAGCATTGAGACTACCGAACAGAAAACCCCGGTAGGACTCAAACCGGGCCACCTTGGTCAGGTCATGCGAGCCTTCGCAGTTGAAGCTTTGAGGGTATCCGGCATTGCTCGGATCTTTGACCTTGAGCAGCTTGCCTGAGTTGTTGAAGGTCCAGCCATGGAACGGGCAGGTATAGGAAGATTTGTTGCCGCGCTTGTGTCGGCACAGCATCGCGCCGCGATGACTACAGGCATTCAGGAAGGCGTTAAGTACGCCGTCCTTGTTCCGTGTGATGAAGATAGGCTGGCGCCCCATCTGCAGCGTGATGTAATCATTTTTCTGAGGGATCTGGCTTTCGTGTGCGAGGTACAGCCAGTTGCCTTCAAAAATATGCTTCATTTCGAGGTCGAACAGGCGGGGATCGGTGAACATCTCGCGCTTGCAGCGGTAGATGCCCTCTTCACGGTTTTCCTCGAGCAAGGAATTGAGATACTCGACGCCAATGGACATGGTCTGAGCCTCCGTTGTTGTTATTGGTAGGCTCAGTGTCACCGGCAATCCGTATCAGCAATATCCGTTGCGTGCAGACCGCTATCCGGTTTGTGCAGAACAAACACGTTTCAGCTGAAGATCGCCATCGAATCGAATATATCGATAGTGATCATTCATAAATGCCATACATGCCGAATGTGAAAATATCGTCAAATACGCTTCTATTTCAATTAGATAACCATTCGGAGCTGTTTTGTACCCTAATCTGCGTGAGCTAAAACTGGCTTCTTTGTCGTTGTTGCTGAAATTTGGATTTGTCTTCTTTTCGCTGGCGATGCTCTGGCTGGACATCGCCATCTTCCACACTCAAATTCTCGAGATATCGTTCACCGAAATCAGCCAAGAGTTGATGCTGTTCATTATCGCCGTATTGTTCTGGACGTTACCGACGAGCAAAGGCCATGCGGGATTCAAATCATTGGCCGGCGGTTTCTTTGCCTGCCTGTTGATGCGAGAGCTGGATGGCTTGTTCGACCCCATCAGTCATAGCGCCTGGTGCGTGCCGTTCCTGGCCATTGCAACCGGCTGCGTAACAGTGGCCTTAAGCAAAACCAACCGCCAACAGACATTGGCCGACCTCGCTGCGTTCACACAGTCCCGCGCATTCGGTGCATTCGCTACAGGCTTTGGCGTGCTGCTGTTTTCACGCGTTTTCGGCATGGGGAGCTTTTGGCATCTTGTGTTGGGCGAAGGTTACGAGCGCTTGGCCAAGACGACGGTCGAGGAAGGAGTAGAGTTGTTGGCCTATTCAATGTGGCTGGCGACGACCATTGAGTATCGCCTGTCCGCCATCGCGACACCGGTACTCATATCGCCAAAACAATCTAGGGGTGAAGGGAAGATTCAAACGCACAGCGTTTAACGCGAGCGACAGGGACCCGCCGCGAGGAATCTGTTCATATCTTGGGTAGACCGGCTCCTCAGAGCCGGTTCCCATATCTGGATATCAGAATGGATAAGGCTGGTCAGAAGGCTCGACCGTGACCCATTTCACTTCGGTGAACTCTTCAATAACGGCGCTGCCGTCAAATCGACCGTAGCCACTGTTCTTCATACCACCGTAAGGGGCTTGAGGCTCGTTTTGCACCGTTGCCCCGTTGATGTGTACGCAACCGGCATCCAGTCGGCCAGCCAGATCAAGGGCAAGGCTGACATTGCGACTGAAGATGGCTGACGACAGACCGAACGCTGTATCGTTAGCGACTGCCAATGCCTGCTCCGCGCCTTTGACCCGAACCACGGTGGTCACTGGCCCAAAAGTTTCTTCATCGTAGATATCCATTTTCGATGACACTCGATCCACCAGCGTCGGCGCCATCTGCGCCTCCTCTGCCAGACCTCCCACCACAATCGTGGCCCCCTTCCCTACGGCGTCATCCAGCAACTGATTGATGCGCTGTACCGAGCCTTGGGAAATCATCGGGCCGATTACGCTGGCAGGATTAAGCACCGGGTTCCCCTGTTCGAGGTCTCGAATACGTTGAGCAAACTTTGCCACGAAAGCATCAGCGACAGACTCATCAACCACGAAGCGCTCGGTCGACATACAGATTTGCCCTTGGTACAGAAATGCGCCAAACACGGCAGCGTTGACCGCGCCTTCCAGGTCGGCGTCCTCTAACACAATAAACGGTGCCTTCCCGCCCAGCTCGAGCAAACACCGCTTGAGGTACTTCGCGCTGGTCTGGGCAATCATTCGACCGACGTTGGTCGAACCGGTGAAATTGACCCTGCGCACGGTATCGTGAGCGATCAGTACTTCTGTTACAGCGCCGGCATCTTCTGGCGCAGAAATAATGAAGTTCACCACGCCAGCCGGGAACCCTGCGTCATAGAACGCCTGGGCCAGCAGCTCATGAGTGCGCGGGCTGTTTTCTGAACCTTTGAAAATAACCGTGTTACCGCAGGCCAATGGGTAAGCAATGGACCGGGTGCCAAGAATGACCGGACCGTTCCACGGTGCAATGCTCAACACAGTACCGGCAGGCTGACGCAAGGTGACTGACAATGTGCCGGGCTTGTCGGTGGCAAGGGTTTCGCCCTTGATTTGGGTGGTCAGCGATGCCGCTTCACGAAGCAGATTGGCTGAAGCCCCGACGTTGAACTGCGACCAGAGTCGAGAGGCACCGATTTCTTCAGCCATGACACTGCAGAAAAGCTCCATCTTGCTTTCCAGCGCATCAGCCGCTGCCAGCAGTAGCCGACGACGCTCTGTCGGGCCCACTTTCGACCATGTTTTAAAGGCTTGCTGGGACGATGCAGCGACGCGTCGCGCATCTTCCACACTGCACGCCGCGCCGGTGCTGACAACGTTGCCACTGACAGGATCGATGCGCTGGTAAGTTTTACCGTCCGAGGCGGCTTGGGCGATATTGTCGATTACGAGTTGAACAGTCATCTTGAAATCCTTTGATGAGTTTGAAAAAAATTACGTGCGGTCGACAGCCGCCGGCATACGAAGTATCGGCTTGATGGTGATCCCGCTTTCACTATCAGCCATCGCTTCGTTGACCTGCTCAAAGGTGTAGAACCGGCACAACTTGTCAAAGGGGAAACGCCCTTGCAGGTGCAGATCGACAAGCGTGGGAATAAAGGCGTTGGCGACCACGTCACCCTGCACGATGCCCATAATGCGTTTGCCCGGGATCATCACGTCGTTGATGTTGAAAGCGACTTCGGTGCCCATCTTGGTCGCGCCGACGATGCCACAGGTGCCCAGCGTGGTGAGTGCATCGATGGCCTGACGTAGAACTTCCGCGCGTCCGGAGCATTCCAGGCTGTAATTCGCCCCGCCTCCAGTAATATCGCGAATGCGTTCCACCGGGTCTTCTTCCCGGCTGTTGATGACGTGTGTGGCGCCGACCTCAAGCGCCAGCTCCAAGCGACTCGGCGTAACGTCCACGGCGATAATGGTCGTCGCGCCGACAACCCGGGCGGCCATCACCGCTGCCAGACCGACTGCGCCGGCACCGAATGCAACGAAGCTGCTACCCGCTTCAACTCGTAGGGCCTTGAGCACAGAACCAGCGCCTGTCTGTATGCCGCACCCCAAAGGGCCAAGCAGTTCCAGCGGTGCTTTTTTCGATACTTTGACCACGTTGCGTTCGTTGGCAATCACGTAAGTCGAAAAGGACGACTGGCCGAAGAAGTGATCGTGTATCGGGGCCGCGTTGTCGCAACTGCAGGTGGAGGTGCTGCCGTCGAGGCGACCGCCACCGAAATTCAGTGGGTGCATATGGGAGCAATGCGCCGGATGTCCGGTTTCGCATGGCAGACAAAGGCCGCAGGACATGTAGGTCATGACAACGTGATCGCCAGGAACGATGGTTGTCACAGCACTGCCTACGGCCTCAACAATCCCTGCACCCTCGTGGCCCAGAACGATGGGCAGCGGTGTCGGAAATAGCTGGTCGCGTACGACCATATCGGTGTGGCAAACACCCGTTGCAACAATGCGTACACGAACTTCGTCGGGACGCGGAACGGCCAACTCGGCACGTTCAAACTGAAGTTTGCCGCCTGCCTCACGCAAGACGGCAACTTTGACTTCGATAGGCATGAGCGCAGTTCGGGACATGAACTTATCCTCTTGAATAAATGGGGTATCGAGCATTGACCTACGCGTCTTGCAGAGCACGCTGGCGATTGCTGCGTTGTTGCGCCTGAGCGCTGGCAGCGTGACGCAACTGGAAATCAAAGGTCATTTGTGCGAAACGCCCCGACACTTCGTGAGCGATGGATTGGGTTTCGTCATCAACGAAATGCACTTCACCAATCAAGCCGTCCCGGGTGGCATAGGCAAAGTCATCCCAGAGATACTTATCGTTAGAAAGGTTGATTTGGGTGGTCAAATGCTCATAACCCGGAGCCGACACGAAGAAATGAATATGCGCTGGGCGCTGGCCATGCCGGCCCAAATGGTTGAGGCACTGTTGAGTAGGGCCTTGAGGGTTACAGCCATAACCCGACGGCACGATGCTTCTGACGCGATAACGCCCTTGCGCGTCGGTCACGATGCGCCGGCGCAGATTGAACGGCGATTGGCTTTTGTCGAAGTGGGAGTAGTTGCCTTTACTGTCGGCTTGCCAAAGATCAACCAGCGCACCTGCAATGGGTTGTCCTAGTGTGTCCAGAACCTGACCGTCTAGAAACATCGGTGTGGCGATAGTGTCTTCGCTACCATCGTCCATCCGCGCAAACCCCTGACACAGCGGTGCGCCAGCCACATACAGGGG
The sequence above is drawn from the Pseudomonas sp. FP2196 genome and encodes:
- a CDS encoding NAD(P)-dependent alcohol dehydrogenase, which gives rise to MSRTALMPIEVKVAVLREAGGKLQFERAELAVPRPDEVRVRIVATGVCHTDMVVRDQLFPTPLPIVLGHEGAGIVEAVGSAVTTIVPGDHVVMTYMSCGLCLPCETGHPAHCSHMHPLNFGGGRLDGSTSTCSCDNAAPIHDHFFGQSSFSTYVIANERNVVKVSKKAPLELLGPLGCGIQTGAGSVLKALRVEAGSSFVAFGAGAVGLAAVMAARVVGATTIIAVDVTPSRLELALEVGATHVINSREEDPVERIRDITGGGANYSLECSGRAEVLRQAIDALTTLGTCGIVGATKMGTEVAFNINDVMIPGKRIMGIVQGDVVANAFIPTLVDLHLQGRFPFDKLCRFYTFEQVNEAMADSESGITIKPILRMPAAVDRT
- the catA gene encoding catechol 1,2-dioxygenase; this translates as MTVSISQTAEIREFFQDAAGMKKDAGDSRSKQIVLRILQETARLIEELEISEDEFWAGVEYINRLGKNNEAGLLVAGLGIEHFLDLLNDAKEAEAGRSGGTPRTIEGPLYVAGAPLCQGFARMDDGSEDTIATPMFLDGQVLDTLGQPIAGALVDLWQADSKGNYSHFDKSQSPFNLRRRIVTDAQGRYRVRSIVPSGYGCNPQGPTQQCLNHLGRHGQRPAHIHFFVSAPGYEHLTTQINLSNDKYLWDDFAYATRDGLIGEVHFVDDETQSIAHEVSGRFAQMTFDFQLRHAASAQAQQRSNRQRALQDA